Proteins encoded within one genomic window of Ranitomeya variabilis isolate aRanVar5 chromosome 4, aRanVar5.hap1, whole genome shotgun sequence:
- the LOC143764341 gene encoding uncharacterized protein LOC143764341: MGNSGSTGGGGGKLVWPQKLFKKETKKKELKSKKSKVRRVNSAPLAAPMYDTVADVPVYSVVDKTRKRNLPADDSVQYAEIEVVRRPMHSRSQKKAAVRQDPGVTEYATINFIPQETARKRAVTPPRKPAHDGGYAGQAPPYRKYNSVNGTLV; encoded by the exons ATGGGGAACAGCGGCAGcaccggcggcggcggggggaagcTCGTGTGGCCGCA AAAACTGTTTAAAAAGGAGACCAAGAAGAAAG aattaaAGAGCAAGAAATCGAAAGTCAGACGAGTAAAT AGCGCCCCTCTGGCAGCCCCAATGTACGACACGGTAGCGGATGTGCCGGTCTACTCCGTTGTGGACAAGACTCGGAAACGAAATCTCCCGGCGGATGACAGCGTGCAGTACGCAGAAATCGAGGTGGTGCGGCGGCCAATGCACAGCCGATCCCAGAAGAAAGCCGCCGTCCGGCAAGACCCTGGAGTGACCGAATACGCTACCATAAACTTTATCCCACAGGAGACCGCCAGGAAACGTGCCGTCACCCCCCCGCGTAAGCCTGCCCATGATGGCGGCTATGCTGGGCAGGCGCCACCGTATCGGAAATACAACTCTGTCAATGGCACCTTGGTGTAG
- the LSM11 gene encoding U7 snRNA-associated Sm-like protein LSm11, translating to MAREQDEVPECSLDVTSDSFDPLLALYSTDTPLPFPDVRCFNNLAEYESFLQRGGRPRSRSQKPEKKGRKPAPDPERVQRLKKLMLPVEGGAEQSRAPRRGRRPPRNVLTRMALLEGSPVGRLYRCVQERLRVHVHTRTFRGLRGVCSGFIVAFDKCWNLAMVDVDETYRRPVLGRAFYSEPQLTLPRLMARLRLQEDRPAETGRKETPDCQPGRKETPDCQPGRKETPDCQPGRKEKPDYQRVYTRHIHQVFIRGESVLLVHVPE from the coding sequence ATGGCCCGGGAGCAGGACGAGGTACCGGAGTGCAGTCTGGACGTCACCTCAGACTCGTTTGACCCGCTGCTCGCCCTCTACTCCACCGACACTCCGCTCCCGTTCCCGGACGTGCGCTGCTTCAACAACTTGGCCGAATATGAGAGCTTTCTGCAGAGGGGTGGCCGGCCGAGAAGCCGGTCACAGAAGCCGGAGAAGAAGGGCCGGAAGCCGGCGCCGGACCCGGAGCGCGTGCAGCGGCTGAAGAAGCTGATGCTGCCGGTGGAGGGCGGCGCGGAGCAGAGCCGGGCCCCGCGGAGGGGCAGGAGGCCGCCCCGGAACGTGCTGACCCGCATGGCCCTGCTGGAGGGCAGCCCCGTGGGCCGGCTGTACCGCTGCGTGCAGGAGCGGCTCCGGGTGCACGTCCACACCCGCACCTTCCGGGGGCTGCGCGGCGTCTGCTCCGGATTCATCGTCGCCTTCGACAAGTGCTGGAACCTGGCCATGGTGGACGTGGACGAGACGTACCGGAGGCCGGTGCTGGGCCGGGCCTTCTACAGCGAGCCGCAGCTCACCCTGCCCCGGCTGATGGCCCGGCTGCGGCTGCAGGAGGACCGGCCGGCGGAAACGGGGAGGAAGGAGACGCCCGACTGCCAACCCGGGAGGAAGGAGACGCCCGACTGCCAACCCGGGAGGAAGGAGACGCCCGACTGCCAACCCGGGAGGAAGGAGAAGCCGGACTACCAGCGGGTGTACACCCGGCACATACATCAGGTGTTCATCAGAGGAGAGAGTGTCCTGCTGGTGCATGTCCCAGAGTGA